Below is a window of Leishmania braziliensis MHOM/BR/75/M2904 complete genome, chromosome 16 DNA.
TTCGAGACGCGGAGTGCTGTGCGCCTCTTGGAGAGTGTGGAGCAGCGATTACTCTCGACCTCTTTCATGCGGGCCGCCGTCTCACAGTCAATCACAACGCTGACCACCACATTGTTATCCTTTAAGAGAGGGACGACGGTACTTAGTTGCTCATGGGCCCTCCGAGTGGGCGTTGGCACCACGGCAGCTGGCGCGGAGCTTCCTGTTTCTACATACGTCGCCATCCCTTCTGTCTGAGCGGAGGTGGGCAGTACGCAGAAtcaagagcgagaggaaggaaTCGGTGCAGGATTGAGCGCGCATGGGCTTGTTTGCGCCCGTGCCTGAGCCCGTGGGGTGCACGTGAGTGATTTTGTCGGTAAATATGGAGGAAGTAGAAGTGGCTAGGCTTAGGCGGGTGGAaagaacagaaagagagggagtggcacgcgcacgcatgGGTGGGTGAGCATCGAGTGGATACCGGGAAGGTAGACAGTCGAACATCGCAGTCGCCAGGTGGAGATGTCCGTGCAGGGAAGGGATGGCGGGGACCTACACGCAGCAGACGCGTTGTACCTCCACCCTTCCCCCGACCTGTACATACCACCTGCTCCACGCGCAACGGGCTTCTACTCCTTCAGAACTTCCGTTCCATCTCGtttgttgctgttgtccTGCGGCTGGTGATCCACGTCACCGCTGCGCATTgtcttacacacacacacacatacacactgATGGACAGCCACCTGCCCATCTGCATAGGACACGGTTTCACCATCGTCATGACCGCAGCCGCTggctctccatctctctctattGAGGATGGGGTGCAACAGGGGTCGCTACAAGAGAAAGAATACGAGctaaaagaggaagaaaagctGCGAGCCCTCAAAGACGCACGtattaccccccccctccccacacacacgcagatgCCCGCTGCGCTCTGTactgaggaggagagggggaagggtcAGGGGAGAGCGCTAAGGAGAGCGATGGTACAGTACCGCCACACAAGGCCTACATACTTCAGACATCAGACTCTACGCAAGGTCAATAGATTTGCAGCATTGCTGAACCCCCGGTCCCCAACCCGCAGCTCAATAcgtcttttcctcttccctgcTCGCTCACAACCCACCATTTACTGGCGTACACGCGCGCTCACCGGATGCACGGGCAAAGCATGACGGACAGAGAGCGGGTGTGAGGGTGTATGCGTGTATGTATGCGTGCAAGCACGGACCACCGGCCACTCGTAAAAGTCCCCCCTTCACTGCGAGAGGACAGCGGCAGGGGAAGCTATACATAACGCAACGACAATCAAAGCGCTCCAACGTTGCGTCCAGGAAGTTATGATAGCACCAAGACACGATAGACGACTGCGACGCCACTCGCAATCCCCCTTAGCAACAACGCACAAATGCCTCCTCACGGTGCTCAGCGTCAAGCCCTCTAAATAAattgaaaagaaaaaaaaaacacagcaACAACCACAACGTCTGCTACCCTTTATAAGTTGCACCGGTTACAGCTGCATAGACGAGAGCCGAGACATTGGGCATGACTTGCGCTCCATGCTGTTCTCGCGGTTCGACACGTCACCCAAGCGATGCGGCGTCGCGCGAGAAGAGCCGCTCTGGCGCCGCTCCTGACTGTCGATCTCCACACTCGCCTCCTTCACATCTTGGTCGATCTTGCCAAGAATGCGGCGCAGGATGTCAAATCGCTCTGCCGTCATTTTATAGTTGTCATCCGCAATGTTGCACATCTCCTTCATGCGCTCCACCTCGTCATGTGCAGCTTGGCTCACGCGGCGAACAACAGAGCCGGTCTGCATCACCATATCCTCAACAGCCATCCACTGCAGTTCTGTCAGCCCATCCAGAGCAACACTGTACGATGCACCCACATACGCCATCACGTGGTCAAGGTAAACACACTGCTGCTCGCTAAGCACTTGAGCAGCACGAAGTTGTTCTTTCACGGATATCACTTCCAAAGAGAGtgtctcctcggtgtcggccagcttggcggatgtctcctgcagcgtctcctcggtgtcggccagcttggcggatgtctcctgcagcgtctcctcggtgtcggccagcttggcggaggtctcctgcagcgtgtcctcggtgtcggccagcttggcggtggtctcctgcagcgtctcctcggtgtcggccagcttggcggatgtctcctgcagcgtgtcctcggtgtcggccagcttggcggtggtctcctgcagtgtttcctcggtgacagccagcttggcggatgtctcctgcagtgtttcctcggtgacagccagcttggcggatgtctcctgcagcgtctcctcggtgtcggccagcttcccggatgtctcctgcagtgtttcCTCGGTGACAGCcagtttggcggatgtctcctgcagcgtctcctcggtgtcggccagtttggcggatgtctcctgcagcgtctcctcggtgtcggccagtttggcggatgtctcctgcagcgtctcctcggtgtcggccagcttggcggtggtctcctgcagcgtctcctcggtgtcggccagcttggcggatgtctcctgcagcgtctcctcggtgtcggccagcttggcggaggtctcctgcagtgtttcctcggtgtcagccagtttggcggatgtctcctgcagcgtctcctcggtgtcggccagcttggcggatgtctcctgcagcgtgtcctcggtgtcggccagcttggcggtggtctcctgcagtgtttcctcggtgtcagccagcttggcggatgtctcctgcagtgtttcctcggtgtcggccagcttggcggatgtctcctgcagcgtctcctcggtgtcggccagtttggcggacgtctcctgcagcgtctcctcggtgtcggccagcttggcggatgtctcctgcagcgtctcctcggtgtcggccagcttggcggatgtctcctgcagcgtctcctcggtgtcggccagcttggcggatgtctcctgcagcgtctcctcggtgtcggccagcttggcggatgtctcctgcagcgtctcctcggtgtcggccagcttggcggatgtctcctgcagcgtctcctcggtgtcggccagcttggcggatgtctcctgcagcgtctcctcggtgtcggccagcttggcggatgtctcctgcagcgtctcctcggtgtcggccagcttggcggatgtctcctgcagcgtctcctcggtgtcggccagcttggcggatgtctcctgcagcgtctcctcggtgtcggccagcttggcggatgtctcctgcagcgtctcctcggtgtcggccagcttggcggacgtctcctgcagcgtctcctcggtgacCGCCAGTTTGGcggacgtctcctgcagcgcttcctcggtgtcagcgagcttggcggatgtctcctgcagcgcctcctcggtggtggccatgtccgtgcgcagctcctccaccacactCTGTAAGGCCTGTAGCTCCCGCTCAAGCTCCTCCTTGCGttccgccgctgcgcgtgtCGCAGCTGTAAGCTGCTCTGTGAGCGTGGtggcctgcgtgtgcgtctcctCCAGGTGCGTCTCCACTGTGGCGAGCTGTGCGTCGCGCTCCTCGATCTGCTTGCGCAGCTCTAACGATGCGCCCTCCTGCTCTaagagcagcgcgcgcatGGACCTCAGCTGATCCTCCAGCTCACCACGTGCGCGCTCGCCGGCAGAGGTGTCCGCGTCGTACTTCGCCTGCAGGGCAGCTAGCCGATCCAAAACATCTGCGCACTCCGTCTCTTTCCCTGCAAGGCGCTCCTGAAGCCCCGTGACCAACCCCCACAACGCCCCAATCTCTTCCACGGAACCACCGAGAGGCGCATCACTTTACTCCCACAACGCGAAAAAACTCACCTAGAATCCCCGCCGAATTCCTCCAAGGCCCCGAGCTCTCCACAAAAAACACCCTGCATCTCCCGCCGTCGTCTCCCTCTGACTCTCTCCCCTCGTTATCAATACGGCCCCTCCTACCCCCGCCATCCGGAACTGGTCTGAACGAATTTCCACCACCAAGTCGTGACCAACTGTTGCTTCAATCACCATGCGTCACGCTACCGTAATGGCCACCGTTACATCCCATACCAACTAAGGTTCcacgcagaagcaccacacaaAACGCCGTGATTCGGGCGCCTCCCGACGCTACGCTCCGACCCCACagctcttctccctccacctTCCATTCGTTCTACCCTACTAGCCTCCTCACTAGCCAACATAATCAATCAGCCAGCAATTTTACGAGTACCTCTCAGACCAGTGCTGCCGTCTCCCGGAGACCTTTGAgaccaccgcctccctctcgccaGATCATTGCCTCTTATACTGCCTATCATGCCAGACGACGAAGCAGCACATGAACGCTCATGCACGCGTCGACCCTTCTCATGGTTGCTCCGGCCCCTCGTGGCGCCTCCCAAGACGCTACACAAGTGCTTCCTCTTCTACACAACTGTACCCACACCATTGCNNNNNNNNNNNNNNNNNNNNNNNNNNNNNNNNNNNNNNNNNNNNNNNNNNNNNNNNNNNNNNNNNNNNNNNNNNNNNNNNNNNNNNNNNNNNNNNNNNNNtctcctcggtgtcggccagcttggcggacgTCTCCTGCCCTGTTTCCTCCGTGTCGGCCAGTTTGGcggacgtctcctgcagcagtcTCGTCGGTGACCGCgcagcttggcggatgtctcctgctGCGTGTCCTCGGTGACAGCcagtttggcggatgtctcctgcagcgtctcctcggtgacagccagtttggcggatgtctcctgcacCGTCTGCTCGGGTCCGTCAGCTTGGCGGACGTCTCCATGACAGCGcttcctcggtgtcggccagcttcCCGGATatctcctgcagtgtttcctcggtgtccaccagcttggcggatgtctcctgcagcgtctcctcggtgtcgagccagcttggcggatgtctcctgcagcgtctcctcggtgtcggccagcttggcggacgtctcctgcagcgtctcctcggtgtcggccagcttggcggatgtctcctgcagcgtctcctcggtgacggccagcttggcggacgtctcctgcagcgtctcctcggtgtcggccagcttggcggatgtctcctgcagcgtctcctcagtgtcggccagtttggcggatgtctcctgcagcgtctcctcggtgtcagcCAGCTTcgcggatgtctcctgcagtgtttcctcggtgtcagccagtttggcggatgtctcctgcagcgtttcctcggtgtcggccagtttggtggatgtctcctgcagtgtttcctcggtgtcagccagtttggcggatgtctcctgcagcgtttcctcggtgtcggccagtttggcggatgtctcctgcagcgtctcctcggtgtcagccagcttggcggatgtctcctgcagtgtttcctcggtgtcggccagcttggcggatgtctcctgcagcgtctcctcggtgtcggccagcttggcggacgtctcctgcagcgtctcctcggtgtcggccagcttggcggacgtctcctgcagcgtctcctcggtgtcggccagcttggcggatgtctcctgcagcgtctcctcggtgtcggccagtttggcggatgtctcctgcagcgtctcctcggtgtcggccagtttggcggatgtctcctgcagcgtctcctcggtgtcggccagcttggcggatgtctcctgcagcgtctcctcggtgtcggccagcttggcggatgtctcctgcagcgtctcctcggtgtcggccagcttggcggatgtctcctgcagcgtctcctcggtgtcggccagcttggcggatgtctcctgcagcgtctcctcggtgtcggccagcttggcggatgtctcctgcagcgtctcctcggtgtcggccagcttggcggatgtctcctgcagcgtctcctcggtgtcggccagcttggcggatgtctcctgcagcgtctcctcggtgtcggccagcttggcggatgtctcctgcagcgtctcctcggtgtcggccagcttggcggatgtctcctgcagcgtctcctcggtgtcggccagcttggcggatgtctcctgcagtgtctcctcggtgtcggccagcttggcggatgtctcctgcagcgtctcctcggtgtcggccagtttggcggatgtctcctgcagcgtctcctcggtgtcggccagcttggcggatgtctcctgcagcgtttcctcggtgtcggccagtttggcggatgtctcctgcagcgtctcctcggtgtcggccagtttggcggatgtctcctgcagtgtttcctcggtgtcggccagtttggcggacgtctcctgcagtgtctcctcggtgtcggccagtttggcggatgtctcctgcagcgtctcctcggtgtcagccagcttggcggatgtctcctgcagtgtttcctcggtgtcggccagtttggcggacgtctcctgcagtgtttcctcggtgtcggccagtttggcggatgtctcctgcagcgtctcctcggtgtcagccagcttggcggtggtctcctgcagtgtttcctcggtgtcggccagcttggcggacgtctcctgcagcgtctcctcggtgtcggccagcttggcggacgtctcctgcagcgtctcctcggtgtcggccagcttggcggacgtctcctgcagcgtctcctcggtgacggccagtttggcggatgtctcctgcagtgtttcCTCGGTGACGGCCAGTTTGGtggatgtctcctgcagtgtttcctcggtgtcagccagtttggcggatgtctcctgcagtgtttcCTCGGTGACAGCcagtttggcggatgtctcctgcagcgtctcctcggtgtcagccagcttggcggatgtctcctgcagtgtttcctcggtgtcggccagcttggcggacgtctcctgcagcgtctcctcggtgtcggccagcttggcggacgtctcctgcagcgtctcctcggtgtcggccagcttggcggacgtctcctgcagcgtctcctcggtgtcggccagcttggcggacgtctcctgcagcgtctcctcggtgtcggccagtttggcggatgtctcctgcagcgtctcctcggtgtcggccagtttggcggatgtctcctgcagcgtctcctcggtgtcggccagcttcCCGGATatctcctgcagtgtttcctcggtgtcggccagtttggcggatgtctcctgcagcgtctcctcggtgtcggccagtttggcggtggtctcctgcagcgtgtcCTCGGTGTCAGAcagtttggcggatgtctcctgcagtgtttcCTCGGTGACAGCcagtttggcggatgtctcctgcagcgtgtcCTCGGTGACAGCcagtttggcggatgtctcctgcagcgtctcctcggtgacagccagtttggcggatgtctcctgcagcgtctcctcggtgtcggccagcttggcggatgtctcctgcagcgtctcctcggtgtcggccagcttcCCGGATatctcctgcagtgtttcctcggtgtcggccagtttggcggatgtctcctgcagcgtctcctcggtgtcggccagcttcccggatgtctcctgcagtgtttcctcggtgtcggccagtttggcggtggtctcctgcagcgtgtcctcggtgtcagccagtttggcggatgtctcctgcagcgtctcctcggtgtcggccagcttggcggatgtctcctgcagcgtctcctcggtgtcggccagcttggcggatgtctcctgcagcgtctcctcggtgtcggccagcttggcagatgtctcctgcagtgtttcctcggtgtcggccagcttggcggacgtctcctgcagcgtctcctcggtgtcggccagcttggcggaggtctcctgcagtgtttcctcggtgacagccagcttggcggatgtctcctgcagcgtctcctcggtgtcagccagcttggcggatgtctcctgcagtgtttcctcggtgtcggccagcttggcggatgtctcctgcagcgtctcctcggtgtcagccagcttggcggatgtctcctgcagcgtctcctcggtgtcggccagcttggcggacgtctcctgcagcgtctcctcggtgtcggccagcttggcggacgtctcctgcagcgtctcctcggtgtcggccagcttggcggacgtctcctgcagcgtctcctcggtgtcggccagtttggcggatgtctcctgcagcgcctcctcggtGACGGCCAatttggcggatgtctcctgcagcgtctcctcggttacggccagcttggcggacgtctcctgcagtgttCCTCGGGTCGGCCTNNNNNNNNNNNNNNNNNNNNNNNNNNNNNNNNNNNNNNNNNNNNNNNNNNNNNNNNNNNNNNNNNNNNNNNNNNNNNNNNNNNNNNNNNNNNNNNNNNNNTTTTCCGCGTCCGAGGAGCTCTCACGAAAGCAAACGCAAAAGGGGTAAAGACGAACGCACTTTGCATCGCTGTGGCACACGCCCATGCCCCCCCACTGAAATGAGGAAGGGTCAGAGCCACAACGCGCGAAGCGCTGACAGAAAATCAGAAgagcacacatacacacacacacacattgcATCACAGGAGATCAGCGGCGTGTCGCACAAGGGGGAAGACAGGCGCACGGACCAGGTGCTATCGCAGGTCAACAATAACTAGAAAGGACAGCTTCTTCCACCTCCCCCACAATGCACAATGCTGAGCTTGAATGAaaggcagggggggggaggaagt
It encodes the following:
- a CDS encoding putative kinesin, with protein sequence RPTRGTLQETSAKLAVTEETLQETSAKLAVTEEALQETSAKLADTEETLQETSAKLADTEETLQETSAKLADTEETLQETSAKLADTEETLQETSAKLADTEETLQETSAKLADTEETLQETSAKLADTEETLQETSAKLAVTEETLQETSAKLADTEETLQETSAKLADTEETLQETSAKLADTEETLQETSAKLADTEETLQETSAKLADTEETLQETSAKLADTEDTLQETTAKLADTEETLQETSGKLADTEETLQETSAKLADTEETLQEISGKLADTEETLQETSAKLADTEETLQETSAKLAVTEETLQETSAKLAVTEDTLQETSAKLAVTEETLQETSAKLSDTEDTLQETTAKLADTEETLQETSAKLADTEETLQEISGKLADTEETLQETSAKLADTEETLQETSAKLADTEETLQETSAKLADTEETLQETSAKLADTEETLQETSAKLADTEETLQETSAKLADTEETLQETSAKLADTEETLQETSAKLAVTEETLQETSAKLADTEETLQETSTKLAVTEETLQETSAKLAVTEETLQETSAKLADTEETLQETSAKLADTEETLQETSAKLADTEETLQETTAKLADTEETLQETSAKLADTEETLQETSAKLADTEETLQETSAKLADTEETLQETSAKLADTEETLQETSAKLADTEETLQETSAKLADTEETLQETSAKLADTEETLQETSAKLADTEETLQETSAKLADTEETLQETSAKLADTEETLQETSAKLADTEETLQETSAKLADTEETLQETSAKLADTEETLQETSAKLADTEETLQETSAKLADTEETLQETSAKLADTEETLQETSAKLADTEETLQETSAKLADTEETLQETSAKLADTEETLQETSAKLADTEETLQETSAKLADTEETLQETSAKLADTEETLQETSAKLADTEETLQETSAKLADTEETLQETSAKLADTEETLQETSAKLADTEETLQETSAKLADTEETLQETSAKLADTEETLQETSAKLADTEETLQETSTKLADTEETLQETSAKLADTEETLQETSAKLADTEETLQETSAKLADTEETLQETSAKLADTEETLQETSAKLAVTEETLQETSAKLADTEETLQETSAKLADTEETLQETSAKLARHRGDAAGDIRQAGGHRGNTAGDIREAGRHRGSAVMETSAKLTDPSRRCRRHPPNWLSPRRRCRRHPPNWLSPRTRSRRHPPSCAVTDETAAGDVRQTGRHGGNRAGDVRQAGRHRG
- a CDS encoding putative kinesin, with product MRALLLEQEGASLELRKQIEERDAQLATVETHLEETHTQATTLTEQLTAATRAAAERKEELERELQALQSVVEELRTDMATTEEALQETSAKLADTEEALQETSAKLAVTEETLQETSAKLADTEETLQETSAKLADTEETLQETSAKLADTEETLQETSAKLADTEETLQETSAKLADTEETLQETSAKLADTEETLQETSAKLADTEETLQETSAKLADTEETLQETSAKLADTEETLQETSAKLADTEETLQETSAKLADTEETLQETSAKLADTEETLQETSAKLADTEETLQETSAKLADTEETLQETTAKLADTEDTLQETSAKLADTEETLQETSAKLADTEETLQETSAKLADTEETLQETSAKLADTEETLQETTAKLADTEETLQETSAKLADTEETLQETSAKLADTEETLQETSAKLAVTEETLQETSGKLADTEETLQETSAKLAVTEETLQETSAKLAVTEETLQETTAKLADTEDTLQETSAKLADTEETLQETTAKLADTEDTLQETSAKLADTEETLQETSAKLADTEETLQETSAKLADTEETLSLEVISVKEQLRAAQVLSEQQCVYLDHVMAYVGASYSVALDGLTELQWMAVEDMVMQTGSVVRRVSQAAHDEVERMKEMCNIADDNYKMTAERFDILRRILGKIDQDVKEASVEIDSQERRQSGSSRATPHRLGDVSNRENSMERKSCPMSRLSSMQL